From one Magnetofaba australis IT-1 genomic stretch:
- a CDS encoding DNA internalization-related competence protein ComEC/Rec2 has translation MSFPPHLLKCARAFTLPHAPLLAGLIAGILAPPLEDKQSWEWLLGALGVLALVMLWRMTRAQRTILPALLLGVGLGVMTAHLHSQPNPHINASDRLNAAAGQKQSLTGVVAERETRFDAIRLYLTDVRTANRLLIPQPDLLQLTLYRIPCAARPGDLISFTARIKPPTGSINPGLFDYGLWQRQRGVVATASAREPPVTLTSQDRFATARWRQSLSARIAARLPPEQRGMVEALLTGKRGWLDRSGRERLQSAGIFHLMAISGLHVGLVAGWSFFLLRFFLTLIPGWAARFDLKRPTALLTIPLVLLYGELTGWSLPTTRAAAMAAIFLIAIALNRAHQSWRALGWAAGLLLLWRPDQLTEAGFQLSFVAVATLLAVYTRPGPEVNPTLHQQSIDYVRDTPRWRRWLDKSGKFLLASTLVGLTTAPVAAHHFHQLAPWGFAVNPIAIPWVSLITMPLALATLALHSISDALANLTLNGMALTLQPLDALAGWVARLPGGWLRVSGPSAIGLGLALAALFAAFCAHALSAWRPAAGLLAITCAALLWPHPNPTPGRVQLTLLDVGQAQSALLRDPHGGWNVIDAGGYRSRYFDSGEGIISAALWRQGARRIKRLIISHAQFDHMSGAQRILRNFPVGQVWMPDAPHIEERYRAAMKKLETLARANGAAVRYVAAGYGQQEASGISWRVLHPGPNNQWRDSNNASLVVEAQFAQHKFLFPGDIEEEAEQAILARGEIQPVTLALAPHHGSRSSSTQPWVEALTPQLTLFSVGRLNRFRFPDAGVVRRWSQSGARIVRTDEAGGITLISDGAQWCVTTTAQWRRAWRLGSPAAPDFCSTGADESPSSPLAAR, from the coding sequence TTGAGTTTTCCGCCTCACCTACTGAAGTGCGCTCGGGCGTTTACGCTGCCCCATGCACCACTATTGGCGGGGCTGATTGCGGGCATTCTCGCCCCGCCGCTGGAAGACAAGCAGAGTTGGGAGTGGCTGCTGGGCGCGCTGGGCGTTCTTGCGCTGGTCATGCTATGGCGCATGACGCGCGCGCAGCGCACGATTCTCCCCGCCCTGCTGCTGGGGGTTGGGCTTGGCGTGATGACGGCGCATCTCCACTCTCAGCCCAATCCACACATCAACGCCTCCGATCGTTTAAACGCCGCTGCGGGGCAAAAGCAGTCGCTCACTGGCGTCGTCGCCGAGCGCGAGACGCGTTTTGACGCCATACGCCTCTATCTGACCGACGTTCGCACCGCCAACAGGCTGCTGATTCCCCAACCTGACCTCCTGCAGCTCACCCTGTATCGCATCCCCTGCGCAGCGCGCCCTGGAGACCTCATCTCCTTTACTGCGCGCATCAAGCCGCCCACCGGCTCCATCAATCCCGGTCTGTTCGACTATGGCCTGTGGCAGCGACAGCGGGGGGTGGTCGCAACCGCCAGCGCCCGCGAGCCTCCCGTCACGCTCACATCCCAGGATCGATTCGCCACCGCGCGCTGGCGGCAATCCCTGAGCGCGCGCATCGCCGCACGGCTGCCGCCTGAGCAGCGCGGCATGGTGGAGGCGCTGCTCACCGGCAAGCGCGGTTGGCTGGATCGCAGCGGCCGCGAGCGTCTGCAAAGCGCCGGAATCTTCCACCTCATGGCCATCTCCGGCCTGCACGTCGGGTTGGTGGCGGGATGGAGCTTCTTTCTGCTGCGCTTTTTCCTCACCCTGATTCCCGGGTGGGCGGCGCGCTTCGACCTCAAACGCCCGACTGCCCTGCTCACCATCCCCCTGGTGCTGCTGTATGGCGAACTGACCGGCTGGAGCCTGCCCACCACCCGCGCGGCGGCGATGGCCGCGATCTTCCTCATCGCCATTGCGCTCAATCGCGCCCATCAGAGTTGGCGCGCCCTGGGCTGGGCGGCGGGACTGCTGCTGCTGTGGCGCCCCGATCAGCTTACCGAGGCCGGTTTCCAGCTCTCGTTTGTGGCGGTGGCGACGCTGCTGGCGGTCTATACGCGCCCCGGACCAGAGGTCAATCCGACGCTGCATCAACAGAGCATCGACTATGTGCGCGACACCCCGCGCTGGCGACGCTGGCTGGACAAGAGCGGCAAGTTTCTGCTGGCCTCAACCCTGGTGGGGCTCACCACCGCGCCGGTGGCGGCGCACCACTTTCATCAACTGGCCCCGTGGGGATTCGCCGTCAACCCCATCGCCATTCCATGGGTGAGCCTCATCACCATGCCGCTGGCCCTGGCGACGTTGGCGTTGCACTCAATCAGCGACGCCTTGGCGAACCTGACGCTCAACGGCATGGCGCTGACGCTGCAACCGCTGGACGCCCTGGCCGGTTGGGTTGCGCGCCTGCCTGGCGGTTGGCTGCGCGTCTCTGGTCCGTCAGCCATAGGGCTGGGATTGGCTCTGGCGGCGCTCTTCGCCGCATTCTGCGCCCACGCCCTGAGCGCGTGGCGCCCCGCCGCGGGTCTGCTCGCCATCACCTGCGCGGCGCTGCTGTGGCCCCACCCCAACCCGACGCCGGGAAGAGTGCAACTGACCCTGCTGGATGTGGGACAGGCGCAATCGGCGCTGCTGCGCGACCCCCATGGCGGCTGGAATGTCATTGATGCGGGCGGCTACCGCTCGCGCTATTTCGACAGCGGCGAAGGGATCATCTCCGCCGCGCTGTGGCGGCAGGGCGCGCGGCGCATCAAGCGGTTGATCATCAGCCACGCCCAGTTTGACCACATGTCCGGCGCCCAGCGCATTCTGCGCAACTTCCCAGTGGGGCAAGTGTGGATGCCCGACGCGCCGCATATCGAGGAGCGGTATCGCGCCGCCATGAAAAAACTGGAAACCCTGGCGCGGGCCAATGGCGCCGCTGTGCGCTATGTGGCGGCGGGATACGGACAACAGGAGGCCAGCGGCATCAGTTGGCGCGTGTTGCATCCGGGACCGAACAATCAATGGCGCGACTCCAACAACGCATCATTGGTGGTGGAGGCGCAGTTCGCTCAGCACAAATTTCTGTTTCCGGGGGATATCGAAGAGGAAGCCGAGCAGGCGATTCTGGCGCGCGGAGAAATTCAACCGGTCACCCTGGCGTTGGCGCCGCACCACGGCAGCCGCTCCTCCAGCACCCAACCCTGGGTGGAGGCGTTAACCCCGCAATTGACGCTGTTTAGCGTCGGGCGGCTCAATCGCTTCCGCTTTCCCGATGCCGGAGTGGTGCGCCGCTGGTCCCAGAGCGGCGCGCGGATTGTGCGCACCGATGAGGCGGGCGGCATCACGCTGATCAGCGATGGCGCGCAGTGGTGTGTGACCACCACGGCACAGTGGCGCCGCGCCTGGCGGCTGGGGTCGCCCGCCGCGCCCGACTTCTGCTCTACAGGCGCAGATGAATCCCCGTCCAGTCCGCTGGCGGCGCGCTGA
- the acs gene encoding acetate--CoA ligase, whose amino-acid sequence MSTEKVYPVPAEVASRALIDEAKYKEMYKRSIEDPEGFWAEQANEFMTWFKPFGKVMDYDLKKGHIRFFEGGKTNVSYNCLDRHLETRGDQTAIIFEGDDPNVDAKITYRELHEQVSRLGSAMRDLGIKKGERVCIYMPMIPEAAVAMLACARIGAIHSVVFGGFSPDALKDRIQDSECCAVITADFGKRGGKSVPLRANVDKALASCPSVRNVITVKHVGEEIPWVDGRDVWYHEITAAASADCPPEEMDSEDPLFILYTSGSTGKPKGVLHSTGGYNLFTAITHKYIFDYQEGDVYWCTADVGWVTGHSYIVYGPLTNGATTLMFEGVPSYPDVSRFWQVIDKHQVTIFYTAPTAIRAVMGQGNGPVEKTSRKSLRLLGTVGEPINPEAWEWYYHIVGEERCPIVDTWWQTETGGILITPLPGATALKPGSATLPFFGVNPKVLDTEGKEIDGPCEGILAFDTPWPSMMRTVYGDHDRFISTYFATYPGYYFCGDGCRRDEDGYYWITGRVDDVINVSGHRMGTAEVESALVLHEAVAEAAVVGYPHDIKGQGIYAYVTLMTGVEGTDELKKELNKLVRSEIGPIASLDVIQFAPGLPKTRSGKIMRRILRKIAASEVDALGDTSTLADPSVVSDLIDHCPVLKK is encoded by the coding sequence ATGAGCACGGAGAAAGTCTACCCCGTACCCGCCGAAGTGGCGTCCCGCGCCTTGATCGACGAAGCCAAATACAAGGAGATGTACAAGCGCTCCATCGAGGATCCCGAGGGCTTCTGGGCGGAACAGGCCAACGAATTCATGACGTGGTTCAAACCGTTCGGCAAGGTCATGGATTATGACCTGAAGAAGGGCCACATCCGCTTCTTCGAGGGGGGCAAGACCAACGTCTCCTACAACTGCCTGGACCGCCACCTGGAGACGCGCGGCGACCAGACCGCCATCATCTTCGAAGGCGACGACCCCAACGTCGACGCCAAGATCACCTATCGTGAACTGCATGAGCAGGTGAGCCGTCTGGGCAGCGCCATGCGCGACCTGGGCATCAAGAAGGGCGAGCGGGTCTGCATCTACATGCCGATGATCCCCGAAGCCGCCGTGGCCATGCTGGCCTGCGCGCGCATCGGCGCGATCCATTCGGTGGTGTTTGGCGGCTTCTCCCCCGACGCCCTCAAAGACCGCATCCAGGACTCCGAATGCTGCGCGGTGATCACCGCCGACTTTGGCAAGCGGGGCGGCAAGAGCGTGCCGTTGCGCGCCAATGTGGACAAGGCCTTGGCCAGCTGCCCCAGCGTGCGCAACGTGATCACCGTCAAGCATGTGGGCGAGGAGATTCCCTGGGTCGACGGCCGCGACGTGTGGTACCACGAGATCACCGCCGCCGCATCCGCCGACTGCCCGCCCGAGGAGATGGATTCCGAGGATCCGCTGTTCATCCTCTACACCTCCGGCTCCACCGGCAAACCCAAGGGCGTGCTGCACAGCACCGGCGGCTATAACCTGTTCACCGCCATCACCCATAAGTACATCTTCGATTACCAGGAGGGCGACGTCTACTGGTGCACCGCCGACGTCGGCTGGGTCACCGGCCACTCCTATATCGTCTACGGTCCGCTGACCAACGGCGCCACCACCCTGATGTTCGAGGGCGTGCCCTCCTATCCAGACGTGTCGCGCTTCTGGCAGGTGATCGACAAGCACCAGGTGACCATCTTCTACACCGCCCCCACCGCCATCCGCGCGGTGATGGGTCAGGGCAACGGCCCGGTGGAGAAGACCAGCCGCAAAAGCCTGCGTCTGCTGGGCACGGTGGGCGAGCCCATCAACCCCGAAGCGTGGGAGTGGTACTACCACATCGTCGGCGAAGAGCGTTGCCCTATCGTCGACACCTGGTGGCAAACCGAGACCGGCGGCATCCTCATCACCCCGCTGCCCGGCGCCACCGCGCTCAAGCCCGGTTCGGCCACGCTGCCGTTCTTCGGCGTCAACCCCAAGGTGCTGGACACCGAGGGCAAGGAGATCGACGGCCCGTGCGAGGGGATTTTGGCTTTTGACACTCCCTGGCCCAGCATGATGCGCACGGTGTATGGCGACCATGATCGCTTTATCAGCACCTACTTCGCCACCTATCCCGGCTACTACTTCTGTGGCGATGGCTGCCGTCGCGACGAAGATGGCTACTACTGGATCACCGGTCGCGTGGACGACGTCATCAACGTCTCTGGTCACCGCATGGGCACCGCCGAGGTGGAGTCGGCCCTGGTGCTGCACGAAGCGGTGGCGGAAGCGGCGGTGGTGGGCTACCCCCACGACATCAAGGGTCAGGGCATCTACGCCTACGTCACCCTGATGACCGGCGTGGAGGGCACCGATGAGCTCAAGAAGGAGCTCAACAAGCTGGTGCGTTCGGAGATCGGCCCCATCGCTTCGCTGGATGTGATCCAGTTTGCGCCGGGTCTGCCCAAGACCCGTTCGGGCAAGATTATGCGCCGCATTCTGCGCAAGATCGCCGCCTCCGAGGTGGACGCCCTGGGCGATACCTCCACCCTGGCCGATCCGTCGGTGGTGTCCGATCTGATCGACCACTGCCCGGTGCTCAAGAAGTAA
- the serC gene encoding 3-phosphoserine/phosphohydroxythreonine transaminase, giving the protein MARVFNFSAGPAALPLAVLEQARAEMLEYQDSGMSVMEMTHRGKHFSAIHASAMALIRELMGVPDDYAVLLMQGGASSQFAFIPMNLVTDRNQTIDVVHTGMWSKKAIAEGRKFANVQVIASSEEANFSYIPAQSEWTPTPGAAYRHITSNNTIFGAEYHWQPEAGDAPLVADMSSNILSRPVDVSRYGLIYAGAQKNLGPSGVTLVVVRKELLGRNPDLPQMFDFSVQAEKDSMLNTPPTYAIYILKLVLEWVKAQGGVAALEQRNIAKADKLYAAIDASGLYSCPTRVDSRSRMNIPFTLADDALNAPFLAEAEAAGLVNLKGHRSVGGMRASIYNAMEMAGVDALVDFMADFEKRHG; this is encoded by the coding sequence ATGGCGCGTGTGTTTAATTTCAGCGCCGGTCCCGCCGCGCTGCCGCTGGCGGTGCTGGAGCAGGCCCGGGCGGAGATGCTGGAGTACCAGGATAGCGGCATGTCGGTGATGGAGATGACCCATCGCGGCAAGCACTTTTCCGCCATCCACGCCAGCGCCATGGCGCTGATTCGCGAGTTGATGGGCGTGCCCGACGACTACGCCGTGCTGCTGATGCAGGGCGGTGCCTCCAGCCAGTTCGCCTTCATCCCCATGAATCTGGTCACCGATCGCAATCAGACCATCGATGTGGTCCACACCGGCATGTGGTCGAAGAAGGCCATCGCCGAAGGGCGTAAATTCGCCAATGTGCAGGTGATCGCCAGCAGTGAGGAGGCCAACTTCTCCTATATCCCTGCTCAGTCGGAGTGGACGCCCACCCCGGGCGCGGCCTACCGCCACATCACCAGCAACAACACCATCTTCGGCGCCGAGTATCATTGGCAGCCAGAGGCGGGAGATGCGCCGCTGGTGGCGGATATGTCCTCCAATATCCTCTCGCGCCCGGTGGACGTTTCCCGCTATGGTCTGATCTACGCTGGCGCGCAGAAGAATCTCGGCCCCAGCGGCGTCACCCTGGTGGTGGTGCGCAAGGAACTGTTGGGGCGCAATCCCGATCTGCCGCAAATGTTCGATTTCAGCGTTCAGGCGGAGAAGGACTCCATGCTCAACACCCCGCCCACCTACGCCATCTACATCCTCAAGTTGGTGCTGGAGTGGGTCAAGGCGCAGGGCGGCGTGGCGGCGCTGGAGCAGCGCAATATCGCCAAGGCCGACAAGCTCTATGCCGCCATCGACGCCAGCGGGCTGTATAGCTGCCCCACGCGGGTGGATAGCCGTTCGCGCATGAACATCCCCTTCACCCTGGCCGATGATGCGCTCAACGCGCCGTTCCTGGCCGAGGCGGAGGCCGCCGGGTTGGTTAATCTCAAAGGCCATCGCTCGGTGGGCGGCATGCGCGCATCCATCTACAACGCCATGGAGATGGCGGGAGTGGACGCCCTGGTTGACTTCATGGCGGACTTTGAGAAGCGTCACGGCTAA
- a CDS encoding EF-hand domain-containing protein: MMIGSSTSMMSMMSMNSTQSGQGMRGPGGGQGPQGGPPPLPEGIEPGSAEAREYMSQNLIDEKDVDGDGLISLEESGLDESMFNEIDTDGDGLHSQEEIMAQMEAHEAEIMQRFEEGGMMPPPPMQGGQGLSQSQASSKMEMLLQMLQSSDSEDSEISDLLSNLIG; the protein is encoded by the coding sequence ATGATGATCGGTTCCAGTACTTCGATGATGAGCATGATGAGCATGAACTCCACCCAGAGCGGCCAAGGCATGCGCGGTCCGGGTGGCGGACAAGGTCCGCAGGGCGGTCCGCCGCCGCTGCCGGAAGGGATTGAGCCGGGCTCCGCCGAAGCGCGGGAGTATATGTCTCAGAATCTCATTGATGAGAAAGATGTCGACGGCGACGGTCTGATCTCTCTGGAGGAGAGCGGCCTGGATGAGTCGATGTTCAATGAGATCGACACCGACGGCGATGGTCTGCACTCGCAAGAGGAGATCATGGCGCAGATGGAGGCTCATGAAGCGGAGATCATGCAACGCTTTGAAGAGGGCGGCATGATGCCCCCGCCGCCCATGCAGGGTGGTCAGGGTTTGAGTCAAAGCCAGGCCTCCAGCAAGATGGAGATGCTGCTGCAGATGCTGCAAAGCAGCGACTCGGAAGATTCCGAGATCAGCGACCTGTTGAGCAATTTGATCGGCTAA
- a CDS encoding RNA polymerase sigma factor: MMQAHAKLTDEGEGNEDAASDARLIERVRAGDVEAFSELVKRHQRSLFRVIGAHVPPGEVAELAHECFINAFQSLEKLQQPAAFRGWLTSIAMRRCADHWRSAYRTGARQSTLDVEESEWLDGALMERATDSFHKMAGAPETRQILQKLFSFLSAEDRLVLELFYAAEYTADEIAQRMGWSTQKVKVRAHRARHKLRDIFAKEMDGWGETSMVRP; this comes from the coding sequence ATGATGCAGGCTCACGCCAAGCTTACGGATGAGGGCGAGGGAAACGAGGACGCAGCATCGGATGCGCGCTTGATTGAACGCGTGCGCGCGGGCGATGTGGAGGCCTTCTCGGAGCTGGTCAAGCGGCATCAGCGCTCCCTGTTTCGCGTCATTGGCGCGCACGTTCCCCCCGGCGAGGTGGCGGAGCTGGCGCATGAGTGTTTTATTAATGCATTCCAAAGCTTGGAGAAGCTGCAGCAGCCCGCGGCATTTCGCGGATGGTTGACCTCCATCGCCATGCGGCGCTGTGCGGACCATTGGCGCAGCGCCTATCGCACTGGAGCGCGACAGTCGACGCTGGATGTGGAGGAGAGCGAGTGGCTCGATGGCGCCTTGATGGAGCGCGCCACCGATAGTTTTCATAAAATGGCGGGGGCTCCGGAGACGCGACAGATTTTGCAAAAACTGTTCAGCTTCCTCTCCGCCGAGGACCGACTGGTCCTGGAGCTGTTCTACGCAGCGGAATACACTGCCGATGAGATCGCCCAGCGGATGGGGTGGTCGACACAAAAGGTCAAGGTGCGCGCCCACCGAGCGCGGCACAAGTTAAGGGATATATTCGCCAAGGAGATGGACGGATGGGGCGAAACAAGCATGGTGCGCCCGTGA
- a CDS encoding sulfurtransferase yields the protein MQRYIPTFVAVLISIVLIGFSHAARASSVVDAQWFAEHAGDAGVALLDLRPAQQYQRAHVTGSFSAPYQKWRMERKDLSGMAPSPEQMEKMLSALGVTAETHIVLLSGGFSAGDLASATRAFWTLKLIGHDKASILDGGLSGLPQPLLRKLLTQAVPAKPKPTQYVAKVNNDILATDQTILDAAKHHVGVNDARSVAEYIGLYVTPEERPGAIPGATNVPYDWITVNGGGKLRSAETLRAVFALQGVDLSKPQITYCHTGHRASLNWFVMRELLGVADVKLYDASMANWARNPERPIKALITP from the coding sequence ATGCAACGATACATTCCAACATTTGTCGCAGTTTTGATTTCCATTGTTCTTATCGGATTTTCCCACGCTGCGCGCGCATCCTCGGTGGTGGATGCGCAGTGGTTTGCCGAACACGCGGGCGATGCCGGCGTCGCCCTGTTGGATCTGCGCCCTGCGCAACAGTACCAGCGCGCTCACGTGACCGGATCGTTCAGCGCGCCCTATCAAAAATGGCGTATGGAGCGCAAAGATCTGAGCGGCATGGCCCCCTCGCCCGAGCAGATGGAGAAAATGCTCAGTGCTTTGGGGGTGACTGCCGAGACCCACATTGTGCTGCTCTCCGGCGGCTTCTCCGCCGGTGATTTGGCCTCCGCCACCCGCGCCTTCTGGACGCTGAAATTGATCGGCCACGACAAGGCGTCCATTCTGGATGGAGGGTTATCGGGCCTGCCGCAGCCGCTGCTGCGCAAACTCCTGACCCAAGCTGTTCCCGCCAAACCCAAGCCGACGCAGTATGTGGCCAAAGTGAACAACGACATTCTGGCTACCGATCAGACCATTCTGGACGCCGCCAAGCACCATGTCGGCGTCAATGATGCGCGCAGCGTGGCCGAGTACATTGGCCTCTATGTCACCCCGGAAGAGCGCCCCGGCGCCATCCCCGGCGCCACCAACGTCCCGTATGACTGGATCACCGTCAACGGCGGCGGCAAACTGCGCAGCGCTGAGACCCTGCGCGCAGTGTTCGCGCTGCAAGGGGTGGATCTGAGCAAGCCGCAGATCACCTATTGCCACACCGGCCATCGCGCCTCCCTCAACTGGTTTGTCATGCGCGAACTGCTCGGCGTTGCCGACGTCAAACTGTACGACGCCTCCATGGCCAACTGGGCGCGCAACCCCGAACGCCCCATCAAGGCGCTGATCACCCCCTGA